The following is a genomic window from Hyperolius riggenbachi isolate aHypRig1 chromosome 4, aHypRig1.pri, whole genome shotgun sequence.
GCTACTACTTAACACATAAGTTTAAACTTtgtagcaaataaaatgtgtaatccGATACAACCTTCCTATTTATGAAAGGACCTTTAAGGCGCATAAGTACATACATGTATCAGCATAATAAGCTGACCTAGCCTCTTTATAATGTCATGAAATGGGTCATCACTTATGTCACTTTATAACTCtgtactgcagagggtcatcatctTCTAAGTGGCAACTAGTGATGgctatgtctaggagaactcatgtagaagcatgtgatttgtttgatcagctgatcagatttgcaaagctctgatttgctgagatcacatcctgctttagcacatgatcatgactagcaaatcagagacttacatatcaatCATGTGACCAAAATGACCACCGTCTTCTCCACGAGTTCTCTTAGACATGACCCATCACTAGTGGGAGTGACTTCATTTATCCATAAATCACTTTAATAGGCAGCTGAGAAAATGTTCCAAAGAAAAAAGATACAATTCCACAAAGATGAAGGTGATAACACATGTACCAATATTTCAATGTTCTAACCGTTTCAACTATTTCTGTTAATGAAAGCATATGAATTGGTACCAAATGAAACCACACACAACTGAGGCAATTTGATCTAAAGCAATCAAAACACTTTCATCACTTAAAAAATGTATctttcaaaaatgtaaaaaatgcactTTGACCAGAACGTAAATTGTCGTAAAAACATTCAATTGTCACTCTGTCCAATATAACAATAAAATTCTTGGGTGTCGTTGGGCCCCATTATTGATGATCAAAAGTCTCTACAACTTGTGCAGTACACTACGTTAGCTGTCCCTTCTTCAAATCCCACAATCCAGTTGGGCCAGTAATATGATTAAGGCCTTGGCTTACAGCAAAACCCAAAGTCTCAGACACGCTGTACAAATAATACTGTAATGAGTTTTTGATATGGCAACCCTTCTAGTTGCAACTTCATACCAAAAAGATTCCCTATTGATACAACAATATACCTATTGGAATCTGTGAGTTTTGCAGCAACATCGACAACTTCTTCATAGCATGTGATGTCCGCATATAGTACATCGAATGAAACATTGAAGCCTTCAAATGGTAAAAAGTAGAGTTGTGTCATTGATTTTACACACATGACTGATTGTAGGGAATGCCTGCTTTATATACTGGAATCCTGCGTTTGGTCCTGGATTAGCTGCTTTTTAGACTTCGGTAAAATAGATGCtttttcccagaattccttggCCACAAAGTAATAGCAGACACTGTCCAAGCAGCAGTTTATATTACAAATCCCCTGAGCAATGTTAACAAAGTCACTAACAGCTTTTAAAGATGAGCATTCTAATTCCATGGATTCCATAACAAATCTTAGAATATTCCCAACGCCCAATGGCAAGAAGCAGAACAAGAAAATTGCCAGGTTGGCAGATACTATATAAATGCTCTTCTGAATGTCTTTCTCTTCTTGATCGGTGAGTTTGTTCTTCCTCTTCAGGATGAGGATGATTTGCGTGGAGCAGAAAACCAATATGATCATTGGAATGCAGAACCCAAGGACAGCAAAGTATaatgttctctttaagggcttggtGTTCACTTTTCGGAAGCAAAGGTTGTGGTCTCTAAATCTTAAATCGGTGAGAGCATCTAGGTAAACTCTCGTACAGATGAAGAGGACCCAGACAACTGCACATGCTATTGCTGCCTTCTTTGGGGAGCGAAACGATCTTGCTTTGAGTGGAAACTTTATAGCCACAAATCTGTCTACAGCTATCAAGGTGATGATAGCAATACCCATGTATGTATTCAAGAAGTAAAATGAGAGAATGGCATTGCAGAACTGAAAGCCCAGGTCCCATTGTCGCCGGTTAGCATAGATACGAAAGGGAAGAGTGAAGAGCAAACAACAGTCACTAAGAAGGAGGTTCATCATGAAGACTCTtgactctgtccactttttcatcTTATAACAGAAAACCCAGGCAGCCAAGGAGTTAAATATTGTGCCAAGAACCAACGTTGTGACGAAAAGGGCCAGCAGGAGATCTTCAAGTCTCTGGTTTGTTGTCCGCATGATGGCAGAGCAGTTCACAGGGCTAGAACTTGCTGCAAGGAAACATAGGTTAAAATATGATTTATGAATGATTAGTCTAAACTTCTATACTCAATGCATACTCAGTGTTAAAAAGAGCTTCACAGAGAAAATAATAAGCAGTGCACACATAGTTTACGAGACAGAGGAGGGGAAGAGGGGAAAAAGCATACcagcctatatctatatatataaaagtgtgtgtgtgtgtgtgtgtgtgtgtgtgcgtgcgtgcgcgcgcgccgTGATCACTCAAATGCCTTGACTGATTTAAACGaagcttggtatacagatcccttactacctggaatgatatgttctggggtttcctgtcccccctgcacacctggatagaaccacaaacagccaatcagctttcatctgttcatgtcaatggaaaaaaaatgtaaaagactgcAATTCTCATGGTAATAAAGCCACAGTCCCCAAACTTGGTACAATTGGTCTCGTGTGAAAAGtgagcggagcataaaacagccaatcaaatttgagcaattaattttcaatgggaaaatgtaaactgcagctattcttacacttactgtaatgtaaatataTTACATAATTAATCTGGGCTGCATTTTAACCTTTTTGGGACCATGtgcatgagatcctacgccgcacttgtggctgttctagactgatgcgg
Proteins encoded in this region:
- the LOC137570506 gene encoding G-protein coupled receptor 35-like, translating into MELRNVSATRYKAVTSSILKLASTTNASSSPVNCSAIMRTTNQRLEDLLLALFVTTLVLGTIFNSLAAWVFCYKMKKWTESRVFMMNLLLSDCCLLFTLPFRIYANRRQWDLGFQFCNAILSFYFLNTYMGIAIITLIAVDRFVAIKFPLKARSFRSPKKAAIACAVVWVLFICTRVYLDALTDLRFRDHNLCFRKVNTKPLKRTLYFAVLGFCIPMIILVFCSTQIILILKRKNKLTDQEEKDIQKSIYIVSANLAIFLFCFLPLGVGNILRFVMESMELECSSLKAVSDFVNIAQGICNINCCLDSVCYYFVAKEFWEKASILPKSKKQLIQDQTQDSSI